From a region of the Daphnia magna isolate NIES linkage group LG1, ASM2063170v1.1, whole genome shotgun sequence genome:
- the LOC116924011 gene encoding protein spinster isoform X7, with amino-acid sequence MDSTGIRANMSAQQLIDHEVHERSLRNSNRQDGKVSTDSSGSSSLSSSNLKINTNESPCVSVSSANSSSGETRIEPQLTKRQIITVSILCFVNLINYMDRYTIAGILTQIQCDLNIGDTEGGLLQTAFVAIYMICAPVFGYLGDRYSRRYFEFFLYFRIVSQHFILPRLIMAAGIFVWSLTTLLGSYMTNFWAFLAMRSLVGVGEASYSTIAPTIISDLFVGDTRSKFLALFYFAIPVGSGLGYIVGSEAARVMGSWHWGLRVTPIFGAIAVLLILLVVQDPPRGESEGAHLSATSWLDDIKSLGKNKSFVMSTAACTAVAFVAGALAWWGPKFIALGLATQQGHQDVSLDDVSYIFGLIAMIAGLLGVPLGSFLGQKLRVRYQRADPIVCGMGMLFSTPLMLAALFIAGWNTTTCFVVVFFGQVLLNLNWAIVADILLYTVIPTRRSTAEAFQILFSHALGDAGSPYLIGQISEILKKSFATPATTFVNELLLNTTALAAMSTSTSLPDMDISANCSSSGTSSIDLTTVEGDFKALQWAMSITIVVEVLGALFFFATAWYIVEDKAKVDRAVAGLGFDDETRQLSPSRIRLPHGNSTPEEEQPITMKGSPSDYLSAI; translated from the exons ATGGATTCAACTGGAATTCGTGCTAATATGTCTGCTCAACAGTTGATCGATCATGAAGTGCACGAACGTTCACTAAGGAATTCCAATAGGCAAGATGGAAAAGTGTCGACAGACTCTAGTGGATCAAGTTCATTATCCAGCTCAAACTTGAAAATCAATACGAATGAATCGCCGTGTGTAAGTGTTTCTTCTGCAAACAGCTCCTCAGGAGAAACCAGAATTGAGCCCCAACTCACAAAACGACAGATCATCACAGTCAGCATCCTCTGTTTTGTCAATCTAATCAATTACATGGACAGATATACAATAGCTG GAATTTTGACCCAGATACAATGTGATTTGAATATCGGAGATACCGAAGGGGGACTCCTGCAGACAGCTTTTGTCGCTATATACATGATATGCGCCCCTGTGTTCGGCTACCTGGGTGATCGATACTCACGAAGGTATTTTGAATTCTTCCTTTATTTCCGGATTGTATcgcaacattttattttacccAGGCTTATCATGGCGGCCGGTATTTTCGTCTGGAGCCTGACAACTCTACTTGGCTCGTACATGACAAATTTTTGGGCTTTCTTGGCCATGAGAAGTCTCGTTGGTGTCGGAGAAGCCTCCTACTCGACCATAGCACCGACTATCATCTCAGACTTGTTTGTTGGCGATACTCGTTCCAAGTTTCTGGCTCTTTTCTATTTTGCCATCCCCGTGGGAAG CGGGCTGGGCTACATCGTTGGCTCTGAAGCGGCTAGAGTGATGGGTTCGTGGCATTGGGGACTTCGTGTCACGCCCATTTTCGGTGCAATTGCCGTGCTCCTCATTTTGCTGGTCGTCCAAGATCCTCCACGAGGCGAATCGGAAGGCGCACATCTCTCTGCCACGAGTTGGTTGGATGACATCAAATCACTGGGCAAGAA CAAAAGCTTTGTCATGTCCACCGCAGCTTGCACAGCGGTGGCTTTCGTCGCTGGAGCTTTGGCGTGGTGGGGTCCCAAGTTTATCGCATTGGGCTTGGCCACTCAACAAGGTCACCAGGATGTTTCGCTGGATGA TGTCTCGTACATTTTCGGCTTGATTGCCATGATCGCTGGTCTGTTGGGCGTACCCCTTGGCTCATTCCTGGGTCAAAAGTTGCGTGTTCGCTACCAACGTGCCGATCCCATCGTGTGCGGTATGGGTATGCTGTTTTCAACCCCGCTAATGTTAGCCGCCCTGTTTATCGCTGGATGGAACACGACCACCTGCTTTGTGGTTGTCTTCTTTGGCCAAGTCCTGCTCAATTTGAACTGGGCGATTGTTGCTGATATCCTTCTG TACACGGTGATCCCTACGCGGCGGTCAACCGCTGAAGCGTTCCAAATTCTGTTTTCTCACGCATTAGGTGATGCCGGCTCTCCGTACCTAATTGGCCAG ATCTCGGAGATTCtcaaaaaatcttttgcaacTCCAGCGACGACATTTGTCAATGAATTGCTTCTAAACACGACTGCATTGGCAGCCATGAGTACCTCTACGAGTTTACCTGACATGGACATAAGCGCAAACTGTTCCAGTTCAGGAACATCTTCAATAGATCTCACCACTGTTGAAGGCGATTTCAAAGCCCTCCAGTGGGCCATGTCAATTACGATAGTTGTCGAAGTTCTCGGtgctctcttcttcttcgcaACAGCATG GTATATCGTCGAGGATAAAGCTAAAGTAGATCGAGCGGTTGCAG GTTTGGGATTCGATGATGAAACGAGGCAATTGTCACCGTCGAGGATCCGTCTGCCCCATGGCAACTCAACACCTGAAGAAGAGCAACCAATCACCATGAAAGGATCACCTTCCGACTACTTGTCGGcaatctaa
- the LOC116924011 gene encoding protein spinster isoform X8, giving the protein MICAPVFGYLGDRYSRRLIMAAGIFVWSLTTLLGSYMTNFWAFLAMRSLVGVGEASYSTIAPTIISDLFVGDTRSKFLALFYFAIPVGSGLGYIVGSEAARVMGSWHWGLRVTPIFGAIAVLLILLVVQDPPRGESEGAHLSATSWLDDIKSLGKNKSFVMSTAACTAVAFVAGALAWWGPKFIALGLATQQGHQDVSLDDVSYIFGLIAMIAGLLGVPLGSFLGQKLRVRYQRADPIVCGMGMLFSTPLMLAALFIAGWNTTTCFVVVFFGQVLLNLNWAIVADILLYTVIPTRRSTAEAFQILFSHALGDAGSPYLIGQISEILKKSFATPATTFVNELLLNTTALAAMSTSTSLPDMDISANCSSSGTSSIDLTTVEGDFKALQWAMSITIVVEVLGALFFFATAWYIVEDKAKVDRAVADGPRGFRAVSMKELPASLMWNGLPTDLMTAKKIGLDQAAQDVEQQTAVPVPGMSGTSNETTVLNAGPSSHRNAELEDRAYVNPAMEE; this is encoded by the exons ATGATATGCGCCCCTGTGTTCGGCTACCTGGGTGATCGATACTCACGAAG GCTTATCATGGCGGCCGGTATTTTCGTCTGGAGCCTGACAACTCTACTTGGCTCGTACATGACAAATTTTTGGGCTTTCTTGGCCATGAGAAGTCTCGTTGGTGTCGGAGAAGCCTCCTACTCGACCATAGCACCGACTATCATCTCAGACTTGTTTGTTGGCGATACTCGTTCCAAGTTTCTGGCTCTTTTCTATTTTGCCATCCCCGTGGGAAG CGGGCTGGGCTACATCGTTGGCTCTGAAGCGGCTAGAGTGATGGGTTCGTGGCATTGGGGACTTCGTGTCACGCCCATTTTCGGTGCAATTGCCGTGCTCCTCATTTTGCTGGTCGTCCAAGATCCTCCACGAGGCGAATCGGAAGGCGCACATCTCTCTGCCACGAGTTGGTTGGATGACATCAAATCACTGGGCAAGAA CAAAAGCTTTGTCATGTCCACCGCAGCTTGCACAGCGGTGGCTTTCGTCGCTGGAGCTTTGGCGTGGTGGGGTCCCAAGTTTATCGCATTGGGCTTGGCCACTCAACAAGGTCACCAGGATGTTTCGCTGGATGA TGTCTCGTACATTTTCGGCTTGATTGCCATGATCGCTGGTCTGTTGGGCGTACCCCTTGGCTCATTCCTGGGTCAAAAGTTGCGTGTTCGCTACCAACGTGCCGATCCCATCGTGTGCGGTATGGGTATGCTGTTTTCAACCCCGCTAATGTTAGCCGCCCTGTTTATCGCTGGATGGAACACGACCACCTGCTTTGTGGTTGTCTTCTTTGGCCAAGTCCTGCTCAATTTGAACTGGGCGATTGTTGCTGATATCCTTCTG TACACGGTGATCCCTACGCGGCGGTCAACCGCTGAAGCGTTCCAAATTCTGTTTTCTCACGCATTAGGTGATGCCGGCTCTCCGTACCTAATTGGCCAG ATCTCGGAGATTCtcaaaaaatcttttgcaacTCCAGCGACGACATTTGTCAATGAATTGCTTCTAAACACGACTGCATTGGCAGCCATGAGTACCTCTACGAGTTTACCTGACATGGACATAAGCGCAAACTGTTCCAGTTCAGGAACATCTTCAATAGATCTCACCACTGTTGAAGGCGATTTCAAAGCCCTCCAGTGGGCCATGTCAATTACGATAGTTGTCGAAGTTCTCGGtgctctcttcttcttcgcaACAGCATG GTATATCGTCGAGGATAAAGCTAAAGTAGATCGAGCGGTTGCAG aCGGCCCGCGTGGTTTCCGAGCCGTAAGTATGAAGGAGTTACCCGCCTCCTTGATGTGGAACGGCCTTCCTACTGATTTGATGACGGCTAAAAAAATAG GTCTTGATCAAGCTGCccaagatgtcgaacagcagACAGCAGTGCCCGTTCCGGGTATGTCCGGTACTTCAAACGAGACTACTGTTTTAAATGCCGGACCATCGTCGCATAGAAATGCGGAACTAGAAGATCGCGCCTATGTCAATCCGGCGATGGAGGAATAA
- the LOC116924011 gene encoding protein spinster isoform X1 gives MDSTGIRANMSAQQLIDHEVHERSLRNSNRQDGKVSTDSSGSSSLSSSNLKINTNESPCVSVSSANSSSGETRIEPQLTKRQIITVSILCFVNLINYMDRYTIAGILTQIQCDLNIGDTEGGLLQTAFVAIYMICAPVFGYLGDRYSRRYFEFFLYFRIVSQHFILPRLIMAAGIFVWSLTTLLGSYMTNFWAFLAMRSLVGVGEASYSTIAPTIISDLFVGDTRSKFLALFYFAIPVGSGLGYIVGSEAARVMGSWHWGLRVTPIFGAIAVLLILLVVQDPPRGESEGAHLSATSWLDDIKSLGKNKSFVMSTAACTAVAFVAGALAWWGPKFIALGLATQQGHQDVSLDDVSYIFGLIAMIAGLLGVPLGSFLGQKLRVRYQRADPIVCGMGMLFSTPLMLAALFIAGWNTTTCFVVVFFGQVLLNLNWAIVADILLYTVIPTRRSTAEAFQILFSHALGDAGSPYLIGQISEILKKSFATPATTFVNELLLNTTALAAMSTSTSLPDMDISANCSSSGTSSIDLTTVEGDFKALQWAMSITIVVEVLGALFFFATAWYIVEDKAKVDRAVADGPRGFRAVSMKELPASLMWNGLPTDLMTAKKIGLDQAAQDVEQQTAVPVPGMSGTSNETTVLNAGPSSHRNAELEDRAYVNPAMEE, from the exons ATGGATTCAACTGGAATTCGTGCTAATATGTCTGCTCAACAGTTGATCGATCATGAAGTGCACGAACGTTCACTAAGGAATTCCAATAGGCAAGATGGAAAAGTGTCGACAGACTCTAGTGGATCAAGTTCATTATCCAGCTCAAACTTGAAAATCAATACGAATGAATCGCCGTGTGTAAGTGTTTCTTCTGCAAACAGCTCCTCAGGAGAAACCAGAATTGAGCCCCAACTCACAAAACGACAGATCATCACAGTCAGCATCCTCTGTTTTGTCAATCTAATCAATTACATGGACAGATATACAATAGCTG GAATTTTGACCCAGATACAATGTGATTTGAATATCGGAGATACCGAAGGGGGACTCCTGCAGACAGCTTTTGTCGCTATATACATGATATGCGCCCCTGTGTTCGGCTACCTGGGTGATCGATACTCACGAAGGTATTTTGAATTCTTCCTTTATTTCCGGATTGTATcgcaacattttattttacccAGGCTTATCATGGCGGCCGGTATTTTCGTCTGGAGCCTGACAACTCTACTTGGCTCGTACATGACAAATTTTTGGGCTTTCTTGGCCATGAGAAGTCTCGTTGGTGTCGGAGAAGCCTCCTACTCGACCATAGCACCGACTATCATCTCAGACTTGTTTGTTGGCGATACTCGTTCCAAGTTTCTGGCTCTTTTCTATTTTGCCATCCCCGTGGGAAG CGGGCTGGGCTACATCGTTGGCTCTGAAGCGGCTAGAGTGATGGGTTCGTGGCATTGGGGACTTCGTGTCACGCCCATTTTCGGTGCAATTGCCGTGCTCCTCATTTTGCTGGTCGTCCAAGATCCTCCACGAGGCGAATCGGAAGGCGCACATCTCTCTGCCACGAGTTGGTTGGATGACATCAAATCACTGGGCAAGAA CAAAAGCTTTGTCATGTCCACCGCAGCTTGCACAGCGGTGGCTTTCGTCGCTGGAGCTTTGGCGTGGTGGGGTCCCAAGTTTATCGCATTGGGCTTGGCCACTCAACAAGGTCACCAGGATGTTTCGCTGGATGA TGTCTCGTACATTTTCGGCTTGATTGCCATGATCGCTGGTCTGTTGGGCGTACCCCTTGGCTCATTCCTGGGTCAAAAGTTGCGTGTTCGCTACCAACGTGCCGATCCCATCGTGTGCGGTATGGGTATGCTGTTTTCAACCCCGCTAATGTTAGCCGCCCTGTTTATCGCTGGATGGAACACGACCACCTGCTTTGTGGTTGTCTTCTTTGGCCAAGTCCTGCTCAATTTGAACTGGGCGATTGTTGCTGATATCCTTCTG TACACGGTGATCCCTACGCGGCGGTCAACCGCTGAAGCGTTCCAAATTCTGTTTTCTCACGCATTAGGTGATGCCGGCTCTCCGTACCTAATTGGCCAG ATCTCGGAGATTCtcaaaaaatcttttgcaacTCCAGCGACGACATTTGTCAATGAATTGCTTCTAAACACGACTGCATTGGCAGCCATGAGTACCTCTACGAGTTTACCTGACATGGACATAAGCGCAAACTGTTCCAGTTCAGGAACATCTTCAATAGATCTCACCACTGTTGAAGGCGATTTCAAAGCCCTCCAGTGGGCCATGTCAATTACGATAGTTGTCGAAGTTCTCGGtgctctcttcttcttcgcaACAGCATG GTATATCGTCGAGGATAAAGCTAAAGTAGATCGAGCGGTTGCAG aCGGCCCGCGTGGTTTCCGAGCCGTAAGTATGAAGGAGTTACCCGCCTCCTTGATGTGGAACGGCCTTCCTACTGATTTGATGACGGCTAAAAAAATAG GTCTTGATCAAGCTGCccaagatgtcgaacagcagACAGCAGTGCCCGTTCCGGGTATGTCCGGTACTTCAAACGAGACTACTGTTTTAAATGCCGGACCATCGTCGCATAGAAATGCGGAACTAGAAGATCGCGCCTATGTCAATCCGGCGATGGAGGAATAA